In Methylobacterium sp. WL1, the sequence GAACCACAAGCGCACCTACCGGATCTACCGCGACGAGGGGCTGTCGATCCGGCCCAAACTGCCCAAGCGTAAGCGGGCTTGGCGCTGTCGCCAGGGGCGACTGGCAATCGGTGGACCCAACGAGGTCTGGGCGATGGACTTCATGTCCGACCGCCTGTTCGACGGGCGTCCGTTCCGGATCCTGACGGTCGTCGATTGCCACACGCGAGAGGCGCTCTCACTCACGCCAAGAGCCAACTTCCGCGCCTTCCAGGTGACCGAGGCTCGGGACGCCTTGGTCAAGCTGAGGGGACGGGCCAGAGCTTGCGGGTCGACAATGGACCGGAGTTCGCCGGGCGCATGCTCGACCAGTGGGCCTACCTGAACGGGGTCGAGATCGAGTTCTCCCGACCGGGCAAGCCGACCGACAACGCCTACATCGAGTCGTTCAACGGCCGCCTCCGAGTGGAGTGCCTGAACGCCTCGTGGTTCCTGTCACTGGCCGATGCCCGCGAGCGCATCGAGGACTGGAGGTGCCACTACAACGAAGATCGACCCCACACGGCCCTGGGCGGCTTGACGCCCCGAGCCTTCGCCAACCAAGCTGTCACAGCCCGAGAACCTGCATAGGCCGTGGACCACAAACGGGGTCAACTCCAACATGGCGCAAAGCCATACCTCAGGGAGGACCACTTTTCAGGGGGCAGGCCAACGGAGTTCATCGCCAAAGCCGTTCAGGACTGGATCGCAACGGTCGGATCGACGACCGCCTACATCGAGCCGAGCAGTCCATGGGAGAACGGGTACTACGAGAGCTTCAACGCGAAGCTGCGGGATGGACTCCTCAACGGCGAGATGTTCGACATCCTCAAGGAGGCCAGCGTCGTGATCGAGCAATGGCGGAGGCACTACAATGGCATCCGATTGCACGCGTCGCTCGGCTACCACCCGCCTCCCCCGGAGGTCGTCATTTGGCCAACGGAACCGAGCAGTTCAGGGCCGATCGCTCACCCCGCAATCGTCGCGCCCCGACGATGCACTAACGTCGAGCTTGGGCCACCGAATGAGGGCAGGCCAATGTCGCGACCGCCTCCCGCACAGCCAGCCAAGGACCAGCGGCATTATAACTTATGTTATTGGCGACTCGAGTTCTTGGTCCACGTCGCCCAATAACTGTGATGCATCTTCTAGCACCTCGAATTCTGCAGCTTTTATTAACTGACCAAGCTTAGGTTTTAGGCCCCGGAGCTTGGTATGCGATCAGTTTATACGTGTCTCACCCAGGCGCACGATCACGGGCTGATCCTGCTCGCTGCAGGCGTCTGCATCGTTGGCGTCTACGGCTCGTTTTCCGTCGCGACCCATGCGGCGCGTTCCGAAGGGCGCGCGGCTGCGGTTTGGGCGTGCGCTAGCATCATCGCCTCGGGCTGCACCGCCTGGGCCACTCACATGATCGGCCTGCTGGCTTTTCAGCCAGGCATGCCCGCGGCGTTCGATCCCTATCTGACCACCCTGTCGCTGATGGTCGCCATAGCGGGGATCGGGATCAGCGTCGCCCTGGCGATCGGCCAGCGCAGTCGTGCCTATCGCTTCCTGATCGGCATCCTCCTCGGCGCCAGCGTCGCCGCTCTGCACTACCTCGGCGAGGCATCCTACGTCGTCGCCGGCACAGTCGCCTGGGATCCGCACCTGTTGGCCCTGTCCATCCCCACGAGCCTGCTCGTATTCGGCACCGCCATGGTCGTTACGGGCGAGCGGCGCCGCGACCTCCGACGCGCTGGGGCGCCACTCCTGATCGCTGCCATCGCCATCCTGCATTTCTGCGGGATGGCCGCGATGACGCTCACCTTCGATCCGGCGCGCCTGCTGCCCCCCGAGGCCGTCCCGCCGGAGCTGATGGCGCCCGTGGTGGCGGGCGTATCGCTCGGCTTGCTGGCTCTGGCCTTGGTCGGGCTGCGCCTGACCCTGAATTTCCGCGCCCAGGTTCGGCGAGACCAGGAACGCTTGCGCGAATTGGCCAGCCTCGCGGTCGAGGGGCTAGCGGTCTGTGACGGGATGGTGATCACGACCGCGAACCGCAGCCTCGAGCGTCTTTCGGGCCTGGGCGCAGGCGCGCTGAACGGCCGCCACCTGTCCGAGCTGTTCCCCGGGCTCGACGTCACCACGATGCCTGAGCGCGAGGAGCGGGAGGCGGAGCTGATCGGCGCCGACGGGCAGCGCGTCCCGGTGCGCGTCCTGCGCAGCGACGTCCGACTGGGCGGCAAGCCGCAGACCGTGCTGGCCGTCCGCGACCAGCGGGAGCGCCTGCAAACCGAGTCCCGGATGCGCCTGCTGGCCTTTTCTGATGCGCTGACCAATCTGCCCAACCGGACCCGTTTCCACGAATTGGTCGCGCAGCACGCGGCGTCGTACCATGAGCACGGGCGTGCTTTCGCGATCCTCATGCTCGACCTCGACCGGTTCAAATTGGTCAACGACACGCTCGGTCACGGCCTTGGCGATACGCTCCTGCGAAAGACCGCCGAGCGCCTGAAATCAGCGCTCGGCGCGCATGACATCGTCGCACGCCTTGGCGGCGATGAGTTCGCGGTCCTTCAGGTCGACGTTGCGGGCTCCGAGGCCACGCACGCGCTGGCGACTCGCATCATCGATCTGATGGGCCGGCCGTTCCTGATCGACGGCATGCTCGTCAACGTCGGCGCATCGGTGGGCGCTGCGCTCGCCCCGATGGATGGCATCGATCCCGATCAGCTTCTCCGCAATGCCGACCTCGCGCTCTACAAGGCCAAGGCGGACGGCAAGGGTACGTTCCGGAGGTTCGAGCCCGCGCTGGACGCGCGAATGCAGGCCCGCCGCGGGTTGGAGGCCGATCTGCGGCGCGCCATCGCCGTTCAGGAGTTCGAGCTGTACTACCAACCGCTCGTCGACGCGCGCACCGGCCGTATCAACGCCGCCGAGGCGCTGGTGCGCTGGCATCATCCGGATCGTGGCCTGGTCTCGCCGGCCGACTTTATCCCGCTGGCCGAGGAAACCGGTCTGATCGGACCGTTGGGGCAATGGGTGCTGCGCACCGCCTGTGCCCAGGCGGCGCGTTGGCCGACGCATATCCGCGTGGCCGTGAACCTCTCGCCGGCCCAGTTCCGGGACGTGCGGCTCGCCGACACCGTGAAGGCTGCGCTTTCAGCCGGAGGCCTGAGCGCCGACCGGCTGGAACTCGAGATCACCGAGGGCGTGCTGCTGTCGGACGAGGAACGCACGCTCGCCACGCTGACCCGGTTGCGGGCAGCCGGCGTGAGCATCTCGATGGACGATTTCGGGACAGGCTATTCCTCGCTCAGCTATCTCCGCCGCTTCCCGTTCGACAAGATCAAGGTCGACCAGTCGTTCGTGCGCCAGCTCCCGTCCGATCCGGAGAGCGCCGCAATCGTGCGGGCGATCATCACCATGGGGACGTGCCTTGGGATGAGCATCACGGTGGAGGGGGTCGAAACGGCAGAGCAGTTCGCCTTCACGACCGCGGAAGGCTGCGATCAGGTGCAGGGCTACCACGTCAGCCGCCCGCTGCCGCTCGGCGAGTTCCTGTCGTTCGTTGATGCGCGCGAGGCTGCATGACACCGCCCGACGATACCGACCTGTTCCGCTTGGTCTATCGGAGCCGCAGTACGATCGCCGGGGACGCCGAGGCGGTGCAGCAAACCATCGACGCGGCGGTCGCCACCTCGCAGCGCCGCAACGTCCAGGCCGGCGTCACGGGTACGCTGATGTTCACCGGGCTGTTCTTCGTACAGGCCCTGGAGGGGTCGCCTGCGGCTGTGGAGGCGATCTTCGATCGGATCTGCTGCGACCTGCGCCATACCGGTCTCGAGGTCATCGAGTGCGGTCCGGTGCTGGAGCCGGGCTTTGGCAACGGTGCGATGACCTACCTCGTGCCGGACGCTGTCGCCGGGGCGCTGCTCGACCGTATGGGGGTTGAGGTCGAGCTCGCTGATGCCGCAGCAGCCGCGATGAGGCTTATGGCTGCCCTGGTTCGAACTGGACCTCGCGCCATCGAGCCGGTTCAGAACGTCGTAGCTGAATAAGTCCGAGCGCTCGTTCTGCGTTCGCCATGCCGGACTCCCGCAGACCCGCACCGTCTGTTCCGACCCAGTGCCAGCCCAGGTCACGGTGCGCTAACCGGATCCCGGCACCCTACACGGGCGCCGGTGCGATAGACGACCTCCCCCGCCAGCCCGTGATCGGATCGGGCCGCGCGTCCAGCAGGCTGACAGCGCTCCCCACGCCATCGACCTCCACCTCGGATTGTCAGCCGATCGATCGCCGGCGTGACGCGCGATGTCGTCAGACCCGGATCTCTTCAGCATGCAGGCCACCAGCCCGCAGGTGATCGGGGATGTCGGCGTGATCGTAGTATCCGGCCTCGTGGGCCATGGCGTCCAACGCGGCGATCGGGTCGGCGGCCGAGCCGGTCCAGAGGATCGTGCCGGTCGCGCCCTGACGGATCTGAAACACCTTCATCACCACACCTCCCACGCATGTCGAGCGGTCAAGCGTAGCGGCGTCTTCGACGTTCCTGGCCTACCTCAATCGGTCAGCGTTCCGGATGGGCAGCCCTTGCTTGCTTCCGGGCTATCTGAGCGTCCACCAGCGGCCGGCGCCCACCCGCACCAAGACCATCGGCGCGGCCCCAATCGCGGACGTGTTGGTCGCGTTATGCGGAACCGGAACTCGTCGGAGTCGAATCAGGGCCATGGGATCTTCCATCGGGTCCTGGTCGAGGCTTCACCGGCCGCAAACCCATGCTTGTAGCCGACCTTGTAGATGCCAGACAGGATCGCGGCGATGCAGGTCCCGATCACGATCTGGTCGAACAGCGACAGGGAGTCGAACCAGGCCCAAAACAGCATGCCGCTATACCTCGAACCCTGTATCGACGCGACGCATGAACCAGAGCGTCATCCGGTGACAGTCCCTGGCCCATTCCATTGCATGAGTACGACGCCAGAAGGTGATGATCTCGTGAACCGGCAACGAGCAGGGCTCCCGGTAGCGGAAGCGGTATCCGGCTCTCGACGCCTCGACCATGCCGCGGTCAGCCGGAGCCATCAGGTTGCATCCTCGCAAGCCGAGGCCGTGCTTGTGTCTTGGAGATAGCTCGGCAGGAGGCCAGGCGGGGCGGCTACGAAGGGGGCGCCTGACCGCGCCAACCCCTTGCTGGGCAACCCCGCTTCTGGTCGCATGGCTCAGTGGCTGCCCTCGGCGTAGCTCGACCGGATGTCATCCGGTCTCGCCTCCACGTTGATCCCGAACCCCGCCGCGATGTGGCACGGGGCCAGCGAGAACATCTCCGAACGTGCCTCGCCGTGCCGCCACCGGACCCCGGCGCGATGGGCGACGGTGCGCGAATCGGCGCTCGACTTTTGCTTCGGCGCCGACGCCCACGACGATCCGAGCCGCTGATGGCAGCGATGGACGCCTGCAATGCACGCTGGGGGCATGGCTCAATGGTGCCGGCCCGTGCGGGACTGGTGGCCAAGCAGGAAGGGAACGCGACGTTCGAGATGCGCACCCAGCGCTACACCACCCAGGTGGGCACCCTGCCGATAGCCCACACCTGACTATGGCCCGAAGCGATGGTGTGAATGCAGCCTGGGAAGGACGTCAGCTTCACGGCTGCGTAAAACGGAGCCTGCCGGCGATTGTTTGCTGAGGTCGGTCGGCATACGTCGATCACGTCGGATCGCGATGGCGCCGCTGTCCTGCAGCCCTCCCAAGGGCGTTTCCTCCCAAGGGCGTTTCCTCTCAAGTATTCGGGCCGCCCCTTCGGGCGTGGCCTTTTCGTATCTAAGCGTGGTCGAGGCGGTCGAGAGCCGGGATTTAGAGCGTCGTCGTCACCCGGCCTCGGCCAATTCATCGACACTGGAGGCGACGGTGAAGCCTTCACGATCGAATACAGTGTAGATCACCACCGCCGGCGCCGCGTCGAGGCTGGCGATATGTGCGACAGCGGCCTCTCTAGCGCTCGCTACCGTCTCGTAGGGATCCGGCAGTTGATACATGCGCGTCTCTACCTCCTCATCGGATGAGGCAGGCTCGGCAATCGTGACTTCGATCGTGTAAGACATGCCCGTACGCCCCCTGGTTCAGTGAAAAACACCAAAAAACCATAGCAATAAAATGATCGGCAACGGTATTCCGATCAGCCATAGCAACCCACCGCGTAGCATGTCCGCCTCCACTCGTTCGTCCAACTCGCTCGGTTCTCAGCGATTGCCAATCAGAAACGCACGAGAACCAGAAAGCGATGCGTGCCCTCAGAACGAAAGCTGGGGAGATTGCCGAATGCTGACCGAATAACCCGCAGACACCTCTTCCTGCCTGCACGCCCAAGCACTCCGGCGCGAGCAAGGGCCAGGCTGGCCTCGCATCCCCGTTCCCGGCCGGCATGCCGGCGCGCTCGCGATCTGGGCGGCAATCGGAGGCTCGCACGTCAGCAACACCAGGATCCTGGCGCGTGTGTTCTTGCGCAGCCGCGTGCCGGTGCGTTCCACGCACGCCGCTACTGCAACCTCCCGGTCCCGGCGTTCAGGCCCAGGCAGATGGCCAGCGCGAGCAGATCGCCGGCGGTGAGCCACACACCGCCATCCACGCGCCAGTGTTCGAAATCGTCATCGGCCTCGACGGTGTGGCCGCGGGACGTGATGACGGCCACGGCCTCGGCGATCGGGTCCGAATCCTCGAGCATGCGCTATGCCGACGCCACGGTCATCCGGCGGCGCGCTTCAGCAAGGCGCTCGTCGTCCGCTACATCGGGCATGTCGGCCGCGACCTTCTCGACGATCTCGCGCGTCATCGCCTCGTCCAACCCAAGGCCGCGGGCGAACCCATCGAGGCGGCGCATCATATGCTGCGTTGCAGTCCGATCGGGCGGGGACGGTTCATCGCTCATCCCTGGACCGGGAAGCCCATGAGGACAGCGGTCATCACCATCGTGCGCCTCAGCCCCGGGGTGGTGGCCTCTTCCGCCAGCAGTTTCTTGGCCTGGGGGTGCATCTCGATCGCCTTGGCTACGTCGACCCGGTGACCGGACTTGAAGACGAACGGCTCGGCGTTGGCATCCGTCAGGTAGGCGGTCGTAGCCGCTGCGATCTCGTCGTCCGTCACCTCGGACTTGCGGCGCAGGTCGACGACGCTGGGGATTTCTTTGGCCATGCGGTAGAGCTACAGCGCCCTGCCCGGGGCGTCCATCAGGCCGCCACTCGACGCCAGCTTGGCCGTATTAGGTTTCAGCCCCGATAGGGCGCATAGGGTCTCATCCCTCAGCGCAATCCCGTGCCCTGGGCCACGACACGGAGGCCGAGATGGCGCTCGAACTCAAGACCGGCAAAGCGCAGAGCGTCACGGCAGAGGACTTCAACGAGCGGGTGAAGCGCCTGCTCGCAAACAAGCCCGACCCGCAGAAGGCTGAGCCAAGGGGTAGAAGCTTCAAACCCAGCAAGCCCCCGACGAACACCTGAACAGCGACTACGTCGGCCGGGCGGCCATAACATCACGGCTCGCCCGGCCCGCGCGCACGCTCCCACCGCGTCCGCGGCTGGTGTGCGCCACATGATATCGTCGAGATCCCGTCGCCACGTGACCACGTTACAACGTGGCAGCGCGATAACGTTGTCACCTCCTGCGCGACGGTCTACTTTCCGATAAAAATCCATTTTAGGACCTCAGAAGACTACATGCCATCAACGCCTCCTCGCCTCTCATTCTCACACGCTGGGCAGGACTTCATCGTCAAGGCGCGGCCGGTCGCGGACGGCATCGAGGTTCGCGGCTTCTGGCATGCCCGTTCACGGGGTCGGACGCGGTTCTTCGTCGTCGTGCCGTCTGAGGCCATCCAGAAGGCCCAACGGCCTGACTGGGCCGATCCGGTACAAGCCGCATTGAAGCTCGTGCGGACCCGGATCGTCACGGCGCTCGACGAAGGCGAGCCGCTCGTCGAGGAAACCCAGCCGTGAGAACCGACATCGCCCTCCCGTCACCGATTGGCCTGCAAGCCTTCGCCGACAGGGCCAGAGGGTATGCCGGTCGGCGGACGATCCGACCTCGCCACTGCACATCCTGGAGCACGCGGTCCATCCCGGGTCAGCTGACCTGATCCTGCCGGCCTTCGGCTGCGCCGACGCGGGCGTATCGCTGGCGGGAAACACGCCGCGGGTGCTCCTCGACCCGGCGACCGGAGTTGAAGACGAACGGCTCGGCG encodes:
- a CDS encoding EAL domain-containing protein, which encodes MRSVYTCLTQAHDHGLILLAAGVCIVGVYGSFSVATHAARSEGRAAAVWACASIIASGCTAWATHMIGLLAFQPGMPAAFDPYLTTLSLMVAIAGIGISVALAIGQRSRAYRFLIGILLGASVAALHYLGEASYVVAGTVAWDPHLLALSIPTSLLVFGTAMVVTGERRRDLRRAGAPLLIAAIAILHFCGMAAMTLTFDPARLLPPEAVPPELMAPVVAGVSLGLLALALVGLRLTLNFRAQVRRDQERLRELASLAVEGLAVCDGMVITTANRSLERLSGLGAGALNGRHLSELFPGLDVTTMPEREEREAELIGADGQRVPVRVLRSDVRLGGKPQTVLAVRDQRERLQTESRMRLLAFSDALTNLPNRTRFHELVAQHAASYHEHGRAFAILMLDLDRFKLVNDTLGHGLGDTLLRKTAERLKSALGAHDIVARLGGDEFAVLQVDVAGSEATHALATRIIDLMGRPFLIDGMLVNVGASVGAALAPMDGIDPDQLLRNADLALYKAKADGKGTFRRFEPALDARMQARRGLEADLRRAIAVQEFELYYQPLVDARTGRINAAEALVRWHHPDRGLVSPADFIPLAEETGLIGPLGQWVLRTACAQAARWPTHIRVAVNLSPAQFRDVRLADTVKAALSAGGLSADRLELEITEGVLLSDEERTLATLTRLRAAGVSISMDDFGTGYSSLSYLRRFPFDKIKVDQSFVRQLPSDPESAAIVRAIITMGTCLGMSITVEGVETAEQFAFTTAEGCDQVQGYHVSRPLPLGEFLSFVDAREAA
- a CDS encoding BLUF domain-containing protein — translated: MTPPDDTDLFRLVYRSRSTIAGDAEAVQQTIDAAVATSQRRNVQAGVTGTLMFTGLFFVQALEGSPAAVEAIFDRICCDLRHTGLEVIECGPVLEPGFGNGAMTYLVPDAVAGALLDRMGVEVELADAAAAAMRLMAALVRTGPRAIEPVQNVVAE